The following DNA comes from Riemerella anatipestifer ATCC 11845 = DSM 15868.
AATGTTTTGGGCTTTCCGTACATTTTCCGTGGGGCATTAGATGTTCAGGCTAAAGGGATAAACGAGGCAATGAAACTCGCTGCTGTAAAAGCCATTGCAGATTTAGCAAAAGAGCCAGTGCCAGAAGCGGTTATTTTGGCTTACAACCTTAAAGGGTTGAACTTTGGTAGAGATTATTTCATTCCGAAACCTTTTGATAATAGGTTAATAACTAGAGTGTCCGTGGCAGTAGCAAAGGCTGCGATGGAAAGCGGTATTGCTAGGAAAAACATAGAAGATTTTGAAGCCTACGAAAATCATCTTTTAGACAGAATGGGCAAAGATGAAAAACTCATCAGAATGATGCAGAATAGGGCTCGTTCTAATCCTAAGAGGGTGGCACTAGGTAATGGGGAAGAGTATAATGTGATTAAAGCGGCACAAATCCTTTACGAAGAAGGCATTGCAGAGCCTATTTTATTAGGAGACAAAAAGCTCATCAAAGAGAAGATGAAGGAGTTCGGTATAGAGCTTAATGTGAAGATTGTGGACCCTAACGATGAGGAACAGCAAGAGAACAGAAGAAAGTACAGAGAAACCCTTTGGAAGCTACGCAACAGAAAAGGAATCAACGAGTATAAAGCCAAAAGGTTTGTGAGAAATAGAGATTATTTTGGACCTTTAATGTTAAAACACGGTGATACTGATGCCCTGATTGTTGGTTTTTCAAAGAATTACTCTTCTGTACTAAAGCCTGTTTTGGAAGTGATAGAAAAAGAACCAGGTGTGGATAAGGTAGCCTCTATGATGATGATACTTTCAGGGAAAAAGCCGAGATTTTTTGCGGATACTTCCATCAACAAAAACCCCACAGCGGAAGATTTAGTTAATATTGCTAAAATGTCGGAGCTTACCGTGAAATCTTTTGCCATAGAGCCAAGAATAGCAATGTTGTCTTACGAGAACTTCTCTAGTATTTCCGAGACTTCCCAAAAGGTAGCTAAAGCGGTAGAAATATTACATAAGAAATACCCTAATATGGTGGTAGATGGTGAAATTCAGCCAGATTTTGCGATGAATTCTGACCACTTAGCAGATTATCCGTTTTCTAAATTAGGAGATACCCCAGCTAATGTGTTTATTTTCCCGAATTTGGAGTCGGCTAATATTTCGTATAAGATTATTAGAGGAATGAGAGTGGCACAAACCATAGGACCTATCCTTATGGGACTGAAACAGCCTGTACACGTATTACAAATGCGTTCTAGTGTAGATGAAATTGTAAACTTAGCCACAATAGCAGTGCTAGATGCTCAAAGGAGAGATGGTGCTAAGTAATGATAGCTATCCAAATATTAAAGTAAACTAAAAAACCAAAGGCAAAAATCCTTTGGTTTTTTTGTATTTATGAGAGGTAATAGCTATCTAAAAATCAGAAGGCAAAGTTTCATAATAAATGCTTTTGGATAGGAACGAATTATTTTTGTTACTCTTGATGTCTTGCTTCATATATTCCTTATCGTGGAAATATATTTGTGGATTTTTACGGTAATAGTTATCAATAATTTGCTGATGATTAAAGTCAAGACTTTGAATAAAATCATAATCTTGCCCTTTTCCTGTATTTATATTATAGGTAGTAATTAGGCTTCCCCAATTGATAAAACTACACGCTAGAATAGTGCCATAGAAATACCAAAACATATAGTTGAAAAGGTAAGCGTTAGTCTTTTTATTGATGACCTTAAGATAGGTGAAAAATAGTCCTATGATGCATAAAATAAGGAATATATAAACACCTAATCTTTTGTAAGTAAGTCCAAAATGTAAGATGTATTCAGTGTTTTTTATGCCTGCTGATATTACCAAAACAGCATTGAGTAGTAGCCAAACTTTAGCTAATAGTTTTAGGTGTTTGGCTTTTTCATCAAAATTAAAGTGAGATTTAAAATAAAATAATATTACCAATACCGCCATAATAATGGAAATGATGATGGTGTTGATGCGCTGATGAGTATCTGAAGAAAGTTGACTTGCAGAGATTCTGTCTTCAAAAAACTGTTCATAATTAAAGGTGCAAATAAAGATGAGGAGAAGTAAATTAAGCACCACAAAAGAGGCTACGCCGCTCATTCTTTCAGAATCTATATCAATAAAAGAATAGGTGGGAGTAGGCTTTTTTAAATGAAAATTTTTCTCAAATTGGTTACTAAGTAAACGATTGTATTTTAAACTGAATTTTTCGGCAGAGAATAACCAATAGTTAAAAGTGAGGTAAAAACCTAAAGCACTTAGTGCAAGGATTTGAGGAATATCTAGATTCCAATCAAAGTTGAGCAAGTCAGAAAAATGTTTACTAGCGGTACTGTAAATGAAGAAAAAGGTAACAAAAAATAACAAAGGAATAAGCCAGATAAATAACCGCCCTTTTCTTGAGTCCGAAGAAGAAGATTTTACATCAAGCCAATAGTCAAAATTAAAGAATTTGCATACAAATGTAAATCCATTTATAATGCCTATGGGAAGTGCTAGGATTGCCTTCATATTTCTATTTTGAGCTTTATATCTGAGTAATAAAACGGAAGTGATGAGGGCGGCAAAAGAAACAAAGTCCCCATACCAAGCAAAGGCAAAAGACGAAAATAGACTTAGCACAAAGAGACTTAGAAAGGTTTTGGTTTTTCTTTGTTTTGGAGTGATAATGAGAGTAACAAGACTTAGTAAGACTCCCAAAATTCCTAGATTAACGCCGAGATTCTCTTGGTAAAAAAGAATAACAAACACCAGTGTGCTTCCGAAAATTAAATAATGTTTTTTCATAATATTTTTATTTTAAAGTTCTTTGAATTTCAAAGTGAAAGAGTAAAAAAAAGTTTATTTTTTTAAAAGTTGTTCTAATAAATTGATATGGTTATTAAATGCTTCTTTGCCCTCTAGTGTGGCTTTATAAGAGGTTTTAGGCTTTTTTCCTACAAATTCTTTTTTCATTTCTATATATCCAGCTTTTTCTAGTGCATTACTATGGCTTGCCAAGTTACCATCGGTTACTTGTAAAATCGTTTTCATTTCCGTAAAATCAACCCATTCATTCACTATGAGTACAGACATTATTCCTAGCCTTACCCTATTTTCAAATTCTTTATTGAGTCGGTTAATATCAATCATAAAATAGATTTAAAGTGTAAAATAGACTAGTCGTATTTTTTATACATAATAATCCCATACACAATATGAGCGACTCCAAAGCCTAAACTCCAAAACAGCAATCCCCAACCTAATAAAAGCATAGAAAGTACTCCTATAACACACTCTGTAATTCCTAAAAATTTGATGTCAGAGTAAGTATATTTTGAAGCATTGATAAGTGCCAACCCGTAAAAAATAAGCGTAGCAGGAGCTAATAGTACAAAATAACTATGGTATATCAGTCCGATACAAAATAGCCCACCAATGACCAATGGCAGAAATAAGTTGTAAAGTAAATCTTTCGTGGTGTTCGTCCAAATAGGGAGATTTTTCTTTCTACTTTTGTTTACGGTAAAAAATATTCCAAATCCAATGGATAGAACCAACACTACAATGGCGGTAATAATTAAATGAGGGATGAGTGGAGCAAGTTCAATATTCTGATAAGGGTTAAAATATTCAACCCCTGACTTTTTAAATAAGAAATAAACATAAGATGCTCCGAGTATTGCAAATAGCCCTGCTGAAATACCAGAAAAACCACTTAACGAAATGAAACGAGTACTTCGCTCCATCATAGAGCGGATATGAGATAAATCTTCTTGATAATTATTTTTAATCATAAAAGAACTTTGAAATGCAAAGTTAAATTTTATTTTGAAATAGACAAACGAAAAATCAGTATTTAATAAAAAAGCGATAATCAAAATTTGATTATCGCTTTTTTACTTTTATGATTACAAGGAGTAATTAGGAGCTTCTTGAGTAATAATCACATCGTGAGGGTGAGATTCTTTAAGACCGCTACCCGTTATTTTTACCATTTTAGAATCGGTTTGTAGTGATTTAATATCTTTCGCACCGCAGTATCCCATACCAGCTCTCAGTCCACCTGTAAGCTGGAATACCACATCTTCTAATTTACCTTTGTGTGGCACTCTACCTTCGATGCCTTCGGGTACAAATTTCTTAGCTTCGCTTTGGAAATAACGCTCTTTACCACCTCTTTTCATCGCAGCTAAGCTACCCATACCTTGGTAAGATTTGAATTTTCTTCCTTGGAAGATAATTTCCTCACCTGGAGCTTCATCGGTACCAGCGAATAGAGAACCAAGCATCACTGCATTAGCACCACTTGCGATAGCCTTCACGATGTCGCCAGAAAGTTTAATTCCGCCATCTGCGATTACAGCAACATTTTTAGATTGAGCATACTCATAAACATTATATATTGCCGAAAGTTGAGGTACACCTACACCAGCCACCACTCTCGTGGTACAGATAGAACCTGGACCTACACCTACCTTTAGAACATTAGCACCAGCCTCAATGAGGTCTTTAGCAGCTTCTGCGGTTACAATATTTCCACCCACGATGTCTAGGTCTGGGAAGGCTTGTCGGATTTCCTTTATTTTGTCTAAAACCCCTTTAGAATGTCCGTGTGCAGAATCTATGGCGATAATGTCCACTCCAGCTTTAACTAAGGCAGTTACACGCTCCATCGTATCTTCGCCTACGCCTACACCCGCACCTACTATAAGTCTGCCGTTTTTATCCTTATTAGCGTGAGGATATTCTAATTGATTGTCTATATCTTTAATAGTGATAAGCCCTACGAGTTTAAAGTTTTCATCAACGATAGGGAGTTTTTCTACTCTGTTTTCTAGGAGGATATTTTTAGCTGTTTCAAGAGTAGTGTTCTTATCTGAAGTTACTAGATTGTCTTTCGTCATCAACTCTTCCACCTTCATATCCAAGTTTTCTTGGTATTTTACATCTCTATTGGTAATAATGCCTATAAGCGTATTATTGTTATCTACTACAGGCAGACCAGAGATTTTGTATCTAGACATCAGCTCTTTAGCTTCTCTTAAAGTATAGTCTTTAGAAAGCGTTACAGGGTCGGCTATCATTCCGTTTTCCGAACGTTTTACCTTGTTTACTTGAGCAGCTTGTTCCTCTATCGGCATATTTTTATGGATAAATCCT
Coding sequences within:
- a CDS encoding winged helix-turn-helix domain-containing protein; its protein translation is MIDINRLNKEFENRVRLGIMSVLIVNEWVDFTEMKTILQVTDGNLASHSNALEKAGYIEMKKEFVGKKPKTSYKATLEGKEAFNNHINLLEQLLKK
- a CDS encoding DUF4153 domain-containing protein, which encodes MKKHYLIFGSTLVFVILFYQENLGVNLGILGVLLSLVTLIITPKQRKTKTFLSLFVLSLFSSFAFAWYGDFVSFAALITSVLLLRYKAQNRNMKAILALPIGIINGFTFVCKFFNFDYWLDVKSSSSDSRKGRLFIWLIPLLFFVTFFFIYSTASKHFSDLLNFDWNLDIPQILALSALGFYLTFNYWLFSAEKFSLKYNRLLSNQFEKNFHLKKPTPTYSFIDIDSERMSGVASFVVLNLLLLIFICTFNYEQFFEDRISASQLSSDTHQRINTIIISIIMAVLVILFYFKSHFNFDEKAKHLKLLAKVWLLLNAVLVISAGIKNTEYILHFGLTYKRLGVYIFLILCIIGLFFTYLKVINKKTNAYLFNYMFWYFYGTILACSFINWGSLITTYNINTGKGQDYDFIQSLDFNHQQIIDNYYRKNPQIYFHDKEYMKQDIKSNKNNSFLSKSIYYETLPSDF
- a CDS encoding NADP-dependent malic enzyme produces the protein MSSKTNRDEKNFRQAALDYHRAEPKGKIEVIPSKPHSSQRDLSLAYSPGVAEPCLEIEKDPAMAYEYTGKSNLVAVISNGTAVLGLGDIGAEASKPVMEGKGLLFKIFADINVFDIEIDEKDPDKFIQIVKAIAPTFGGINLEDIKAPEAFYIEQRLKEELDIPLMHDDQHGTAIISAAALINALELAGKKIEEVKLVVNGAGAAAIACTKLYMELGLRKENILMCDSKGVINHKRQNLTPEKLDFVAETDLETLEDALKGADVFVGLSKGDVMSAEMLSSMAENPIVFGLANPTPEIDYNLAKATRSDVIMATGRSDYPNQVNNVLGFPYIFRGALDVQAKGINEAMKLAAVKAIADLAKEPVPEAVILAYNLKGLNFGRDYFIPKPFDNRLITRVSVAVAKAAMESGIARKNIEDFEAYENHLLDRMGKDEKLIRMMQNRARSNPKRVALGNGEEYNVIKAAQILYEEGIAEPILLGDKKLIKEKMKEFGIELNVKIVDPNDEEQQENRRKYRETLWKLRNRKGINEYKAKRFVRNRDYFGPLMLKHGDTDALIVGFSKNYSSVLKPVLEVIEKEPGVDKVASMMMILSGKKPRFFADTSINKNPTAEDLVNIAKMSELTVKSFAIEPRIAMLSYENFSSISETSQKVAKAVEILHKKYPNMVVDGEIQPDFAMNSDHLADYPFSKLGDTPANVFIFPNLESANISYKIIRGMRVAQTIGPILMGLKQPVHVLQMRSSVDEIVNLATIAVLDAQRRDGAK
- the guaB gene encoding IMP dehydrogenase, with translation MPIQDKIVETAITFDDVLLVPSFSEVLPNQVSLKSRLTDKITLNVPIVSAAMDTVTESDLAIALARVGGLGFIHKNMPIEEQAAQVNKVKRSENGMIADPVTLSKDYTLREAKELMSRYKISGLPVVDNNNTLIGIITNRDVKYQENLDMKVEELMTKDNLVTSDKNTTLETAKNILLENRVEKLPIVDENFKLVGLITIKDIDNQLEYPHANKDKNGRLIVGAGVGVGEDTMERVTALVKAGVDIIAIDSAHGHSKGVLDKIKEIRQAFPDLDIVGGNIVTAEAAKDLIEAGANVLKVGVGPGSICTTRVVAGVGVPQLSAIYNVYEYAQSKNVAVIADGGIKLSGDIVKAIASGANAVMLGSLFAGTDEAPGEEIIFQGRKFKSYQGMGSLAAMKRGGKERYFQSEAKKFVPEGIEGRVPHKGKLEDVVFQLTGGLRAGMGYCGAKDIKSLQTDSKMVKITGSGLKESHPHDVIITQEAPNYSL